AACCAATCCACTGCGATCGCTATTTCTGGGTCTTCGTCGAAACGTGCAGCAGAGAACGACCCCAGCAACACAAAGAACCCAAAGAAGAGGAAGGTATCGTCGTCGTCGGCCACCAACGGCGACGATGAGGATTCGAAGAAGCCACCCGGAACCTTACAACGCCTGTGGAGCGAGGAGGACGAGCTCGCCGTTCTCAAGGGCATGATCGAGTACGAGTCCAAGAAAGGGTCGGATTCGTACGCAGACATGGGTGCGCTCCACGAGTTCTTGAAGAGAAAACTCCACGTGGAGGTCTCCAAGGCCCAGTTGATGGAAAAGATTCGGAGGATGAAGAAGAAATACAGGACTAACTTCGAGAAAGGTGGCGAGGACATGGTTTTCTCTAAGCCCCACGAGCACAAGGCCTTCGAGCTTTCCAAGAAGATTTGGGGCAATGTGGCTAACAACAAAAATGAGCCATCTAGCAATCAAAAAGGCAAAGCTAATAACGGCACTCCAGTGGCATTGGCATTACCAAAGCAAGAAGTGGCTTCTGGGGGAAAGGAGGGATTGGCTAATGGGGAGACGAAGGTTGatgaaaaaagggaaaacttTGGGACGAATTTTCCATGTTTGAATGCTGCATTGGAGATGATGGCAGGTACGGGTTGTTTGGGGTTTGGGAAGAGGTATACGAGGGAGTTCATGGTGGGCATTGGAAACTCCAAAGCGATGGAGTTGGAGAGCAAGGGCAGGAAGGTGAGGGAGGCTGAGTTGGAGGCGTATGTGAAGAAAACAGAGTTTTATCACGAGCTAAGTAAGCTGAAGTTAGAGATAATGAAAAAGAGGGGTTAAAAACGGAGGTAATCTTTGTGTTTATGGTTGTGTTTGGTCTATATTTTGATTGAGTCAACTTGATATGATTTTAGAGACAGTTTGATTTCGTGGTGACCCGTTGTGTCAAATGCATAGGGGGTTTCAAAGTTTTGCTTTAAATCACATTATTAACTTGAGATATAAGTGTTATTACATGGGATGATTTGCATATGAATATGTTCATGGTGTCATGTCTTTTTGTTGCTGATGTTTTGGCAGATTATCCGGAAGAAATTGACCTAAAGTTGTGCTGTATATTCtggttaatttttaagttgatgTAGGGATATGACATGAAAATTATTGGATTGCAGCAAGATTTCCTAATAGATTGAGGACATATAATGTGGtctatgttttttctttctttgctgTGTATAGCTTGCTGCATGTTTGAACTAATTTTCTTCCAGCATGGTTGGCATGGTTGCCATCACTTGCATAATCCATTTATGACGACTGTTTAAGGGGTTATGGCGATATTGTCTAGGGACATAGAAGTGATATGAGAGGCTGCATTAATCAAAGTTGATTTCCATGTTTTAGGGTTTTAAGCATCAAGGTTctctttattttacttataaaagaaatgGTATGAAGGTTCTGATTGGAAGAGAATCTTAtctcaaatatcactcaaaggtaaacacttttcaatttcaaattttaactttttcatctaattattatttaattattacaattttcctaagtttataaacaaatataatattaaaaaattatattctaattatattttaactttataataattttattcaactttttttcacaCACATTTCTCAATACCAAATAAAGcatcataatttaaattattttataactatttacaaactattttattactggCCATGGTGTTTCAAGTTTTTCCGATAGTTTgacttatttcttttccttttttagaGTCAAAAGGAAGGTGTGCAACAGTACGTAACTCCAAACtcatttcttcctcttttctttggAGATACGTCCCCCTcgtttaatttattgtatatagtaATCGAAAAAGTTCAAATTATTCCAAACTCAGCAACGTATCGCATCAGTGCACgacttatttttataatttcagaAACCGATAAAATTTTAAGCTCATTTTGAATTTGAAGTGTCTTTGTGCCTTAAAGAGAAGCTTAGGGAAGTTGTTAATTTTGGTCCCCAAGAGGCCAAGACCCTCTCCCTCGGTGTAGCCACTGAATTTGCTCACGGCCACTAGTTTTACGGGCTGTTTTGGAAATGTAAGTGATTACACAATATTCATAAACAGTTTATTaccatttataaattattttaatattattcacaaattattcgAGATAGTCCGGTTTGATTGTTAAACTCAATTGAGTTTAattcagttcagtctaattttaaactaagtctaatatctaaataccaaactctcaaattactaaatttaaTTCATCGCAAAACTTTTTTACATATGAACTTACAACCTTTTTAACTTAACACATCTTTATAGGTGGAGcttataactttttttcaatttcctacaaatagtattaaattcatcttaacatctaaacatatttaaacttattttagatGGGTCCCACATAACTCACTTCACTAACTCAATTCACTATCAATTCCGCTACGTACAAACGCCGCGACATAAGCGGCATGTAAACGGTGCAGACATGGCAAAGCTTCtgtcagaaaaataaaataaaaatataaaaagtagaCTTTCGACTTTCGAGAGTTCATATTTTAGACCCATTTCTTCGTCTTCCCCACAGCACgctccatcttcatcttcttcactcaaTCGATTTCCTTCCTTCACTGTCCTTAAATCATTTTCttctctccattctctctcCTTCCTCAATTGTCCAATCTCTCCCATTAGTTTTCCTTCAAAACTCAAATATGACATTTCACAGctcacaaaaaaagaaaaaaaaagtatgtgcCTTCCTTTGTAAAATTAGAATATTGATTTGCTACACAAAATTGCTGCACTGAAAAACAATCCCACGAAATCACATACCCATGAACCATTTCCCAACCTCACGAAAACagagccaaaaaaaaatattgatctgTGAAATGGCTAACGTTTGTGACCgtgggaaggagagagagagggggtggGTTTTGTTCGCAGCAACACTTTCAAGCTTTTAAGGAAGACGAAGTTGAACTGCTACAGATTTCTGGAATGACTGGAAGAAATAGGGAAAATGTGTTTGtggggaagaagaaagaatggtTCTGAAATGGAGGAAGCGAagtttgaagaaagaaaaactcaTTTATTAGATTTCATGATTAATAGATTTCTCACCAAACCCATTTCAACTATTTCTTACAACTTCATCCCTAGAATTATCCTCTGAGCTTAAGGGTTATAAAATGGCCAAATAGAGAGGGAGATGGAGATGAAGAGGGAGCCCAACCTTTCTAAACAAGATGTCAGCTTCGAAGGAAGTGAGAAGATTTCGATTTTGAAGGGAAGCAGTGGTTCGATTTCGAGTGGGGCTTTCGTGGGAATGAGAGAGAATCCTGTTTGAGGAAGATGAAGGGGAATGGAGCTCTGGAACGAAAGGGAACGGAGCTCTtaaatgaaagatgaaaatgggGCGAATAGAAACTGAGGGGGAGGGAGACTTCAAAGGGCTATCATCTTCAAATTGCAGATATTTTGCCACATCAGCAACCGTTTGCAGGCGCTTACCTCAAGCGACTGCATAAAGAGTTTTtcattcactattatttataaaaaatcgaGCTTAACTCAACTCAGCTTGGTATTCAAACATAGCCTTAACATTTAAATGAAGGTTGGTAAAATGatggagtaatgttatatatagtcgtgaAGTATGTAAATGTTGtgcaattactttaaaaaaaagtagagtctattattaaaaaaattaatttttttcatgtgaatcttgtatttattcattttttaaaatgattacacgaCATTTATGCATTCAGGATTGCAATTTTCATTTCTCAGGCATTTAATTGTGGTTGGATAGCTCATAAACATCTGGAATGGAAGTATTGCAGGAtcataaatatgagaaaataaaaagaaaatatgtaacAGTAGTCAGGATAgagatttcttttttcataatttaatgCTTCGGTTTACGTCCAGTCTTAGTATAAATCCATTATACAAAATATGCAGATCTCCATGAGTTATGCTATTGTAACTACAAGAGTGacaagagaataataaaaatataaaattcattaaaaaaaatattaaggtatctaaataaataaataaaaaaaattgaattactttGAAATTAGATAGTAGATCAGTAAATTATTCAACAAATGGCAATATTGATAACACTCAgcattaatagtcacttccttaaccattaaaaaaaatgaaaaattatgaaaaataaaaatatatgagtggACACATTTGATAGGCATATTTGGTAATcattctatcattttccttatctttGTTATGACAATAAAttcactcttttattttttttaattttttagagattataaaaaaaaaacccaagacGAAATGTTTcctactatttataattaaaatagaaaaaaaaaaggagatttttcattttatagtgGACAACTAGTTGAATAAAAGCCACGAGTGTCttttaaagagtaatattaaatatagtttCAGAGTGTATTAGTCtcatacattttttaaaaataagtaaggtttattatttaaaaataattttttatatgagtctaagatttattcaactttttttatggAGCGCACGGAACTTGTAATTGTATAGTCTAAGACTATAAATAGTATTTCTCATAAATTCAAGTATTGCTAGATATAGTTTTAGACTGAATAAGTCATGCATggtccatttgaaaaaaaaaaaataaagtctattaataaaaatgaatgttttcatataaattctaaatttatttatttctttttaaataaaatataccgAACTTATAGATTTAAAACATGCAACATTCCTCTTTAATGTGGGAGATTTTTTTGAATGGTACAAATAATTTCTCATATATGTGATTTTGTATTTAGAAAAACCTAATCCAAATCAATGGTGGAAGCTACCGTAAAAATCTACCAAACCTAAATATCGAAGATACCAAAAAGCTTTTCTTAAATTAGCTTGGCAATTAGTTTCTCAAAATTCAATTTGGGCAAGTTTTTTCGGGtaaaagtacataaaaaatgattttctgaCTGCGAGCGAGGGGAGTTCCTTGGGATCCCCTTTTTGGAAGAATTTGGCAAGACAAATTCCTGTGTTGTTAAATAACTCAAAATGGGTGGTTCGAAAGGGAGATATTTCTctatggtttgataaattcttGGACTCATGACCCTTATCTAATGCAGTTGATAGTATTGTGGGTCCAGACCTGCGTGTTAAAGATTTAGTCATAGATAATGTTTGGGATGTTGATAGGATATATCAGTTGCTTGGTATACCTTTGGCGAGAGTGGTTATGGATTCATTGGGCCGTTTAAAACATGTCCAAAATATTCTTATATGGTTACTAGAGAAAATTGGTATGTTTACAACTAAATCGGCGTGGGAATTAATTCATGTTAAATTACAACATTTTGACTGGTCTAGTTGGATTTGGAATAAGCTGATTCCAAAGATGTTATCCATGTGTTTTTGGAAAGCTGTTTTTGCTTGTTTACCAGTAGATGTTCAAATTCATAAATGCGGCATCCCTATGATTTCACGTTGTAACTGTTGTTTAGAGGGGCAAACAGAAGAGCTCGACCATGTCTTTAGAAAGGGAGAATTTGTAGCGAACGTATGGAGAAGGGTTATGGCTGAGTTTGGTATTCCTTTCATGTCTCATCAAGGATGGAAAGTTAGAGTTCAAGCCTTATTTAATAGGGCTTCTCGACAAAGTCAAATGGGGTTTGTTCTCAACCTGTTACCTATTGTGGTTATTTGGTGTTTGTGTCATAGACGCTGTTTGGCTAGGATGGAAGGTAAAAATGAATATGTTGATGTGATTGTTGCCTCTATCTTATCATGTATTAAGTCTCTGTCTAATAAGGTAAATAAAGTTAAGAAGTTGGCGGCACAAGATAGGTCTTTACTTTTTCGGCTTGGTGTGAATGTTGTTCAACCGAGAGATCTAGTAGTGCAGGCTGTACGATGGGATAAACCTCATCGGGATCGTTTAAAACTTAATTGGATGGGAGTAGTCTTGGTAATCCGGGACCAGGTGGAGGGGGTGGAATTTTGAGAGATAGCCGTggtgttttaatttttgggtTCTCTAAATATTTTCGGGTATGTTCTAATAATGAAGCGGAAATAAGAGCGATTATTGTAGGTCTTCAAATGTGTAAAGAGTTGGGTCTTCATGCCATTGACATTGAAAGCGACTCATTAGTGGTggttaattggattttaaataGGTCCTATACTATTTGGTATCTTTGGGATTATTGGGAtgatttgttttctttgttaGTTGATTTGGATTATTCGAGTAAACACTGTTTTAGAGAGGGAAATTAGATCGCTGATTTTTTGGCTAAAATGAGtgcattggaagaaaataatatgattagGGAGGCAAGGTTATTGCCTCGTGTTCTcagtgatttatatagaatggaTTGGGTGGTGCCCACATGTTCAAAATTCGTTTAAAAAATTGCCCAAGGCACAAGGTGTGACGCtctcaaattccgtttgggatcggacggacatttgaagcgtcaagacatgcaacacaaggttacctgcccccgttcatgacatataagatgaaatattcctaacatgcatctaacattatgcaatattcacagcagataatttttttctttagcaatactatgcaccaaattggaaatatctcaaatgcttaaaacatacttcatacataaagacccattgaataactaagatcacaacactagtccaaaatggttatgatccaaaacatactggagatgcaactccatcgtaaaagtagtaatttaactactatattaacattaacgacgcaccgtcgttcagtcgactgtgtctagttggtcagctcctgatcctccttcaggtcctgtaacaagatctaccattcggagggaatggtagttgagactaccacagtaagatttgattacaaatatcagcaagttaacaaaaaacttccacacaagctaatgatgcatggatgatagtaaaagcataaatgcataatcaaattcataagtaattaaagcataacttagtgtacaatatagcataattgacataacttaaattgaaacatgaactgaacttgacttgacatgaacttgatctgaaacttgacttagcatgaacttgctctgaaacttgaattaacatgaaaaatacatactccacagttgttgtggcctcatgtattctacgcaaacttgacttaacatgaaaaatacatactccacaattgttatggccccatgtattctacgtataaatacatactccacagttgttatggcctcatttattctacgcatcacaatgcagttaaatacatactccacagttgttgtggtcccatgtattctacacaaactgaatgtactcaagatgaaacttgactggaatacgaaaggactgaagccctgacgtaacataacgtgatttgaacataacttgaaatatatgaccaacttgagatagaaacatttcgtaacatggcataacatataatagacaacatatttaacattacatacttgtaatgtacagtaatacatgacagaatatattatgtaacagataaaaattgatgacagaataaattctgtataatagacaattacgtgataacttagcatggcatgacatatatgataacatacatacacagtagattattagtaagttaaaagctaacttacctagatctccgcatttcttataaaaccttaagcgcgatcacgaggaactgtaattagtgattctaaaagttagcattaaatcactaataaattaaaatatgaaaaatactaacttaaagagtaaaatttccattatactctctgcatgtaggaaaatgaccgttttacccataacttaagaattttgcatactaactccagatgtcaccaaaatttacatacctcatgtaaattttatactcaattcaaatatcaatttagaaaaatttaaaactaatcacaactattaaaactccatagggccgaaattcttatatgctatttccattgatttttattttctaacttgttttgatcaaccttttgatctatgacttataaatatgtgatcttcgaACCAAACCataacatggtttaaaaagatgtcctaaaacatatataagcttctaattcaagatcacatggttagaaattaaccaaaacataaatttagccaagaacatccacactttgtgtgatgacccgcttttgagtgtattttcgctgaaataattgtttttattttaattaatatatcagttatttattttaatttatttgcgttttaaaatttgtttttaatttaatttaatttatttgaggttgtgttttatttctttaagttgttttgtggtttttaatctttttggcgggttagtttcgtttcccggaatgaggattggacctcatttcttttcacatcttttttcctttttttctctttttccttttttctttttcccttcttttctttttcctttctttttcttttttcttctttttctttttttcttttcttctccccgcgttcggacccccccgagctctctctctcctccctctccctcacgccggcgtccccttcttcagctcagaccgccgccgtccggccaccgttcggccccccaccggtcccattctcttcccctccctccggtgcaccaccccacccaagctcacccccaatcggccggccatttggccggaaaaagcccaacaaagccgcacggttttggctccgatccgctgccttcgctccacctccggccactatttcttcaccacttcatcaccggtcccttgccgtcctaacccacccatttccggcctccaacgaccaccggagcagctcctacgagcttgttttccgatttgggtatttcggccattttccggcgattccgccgccacccacggccgttcatcacttccaatagcttcacaaccatccctagaccataccctatcaatctcgtgtcctagtttgtccccgttcaaaagtgggtatttcacaacccacggccacagtgaattttcactgtgacgttgctgtttttccgtcgtttgcaacgccgcttgttttctaaaattaccgtatagcgctgtaagtattttccaaaccctattttcagattttaatatatattgctcattcaattatttactgttgttggttgttgattccggactgagtccgaggagtttcgggggtcggatggatggaggacggagttgcctgcttatttgatttatgattgttggattactttattatgcattgttatggcattacatggtgcatgcacgtgtgtttgtggaattgtgtgaaaagcctgtgtattggcgtgagtggttttacgggtgcgtgtgtatcacgagcccaagccgggatgggttattatctcggtggaactcctctggtcactcgggagcggaataaactgagtgatgtcccctgagttgtcgagagcaatgacgggagcggggctaggggaccAGAggagtgtttgggttttacttacctgcggtaccattcgtggttccgtagcttttggtgcagagttagaggacgaagaggaggaggctgagcccgaggatgcggctccgccgggttgctgatgctatcttttatatttgttaaaactgtatttgtgttttgtaatattttatctatgtacgttttaaacagcttgtattacgttaagaaaaattctggtacttagttatgactttcgttatccgctgcgtgtttttctgtacacatctgttgccttgcacacactcggcacccgtcgatgggatggtgacccgggttgtcaccatccggacttcccaattttcccgtgttcgggcgtggggatttgggggcgtcacaggtggtatcagagaggtttggctctgggtaaaaccacatgtcccgtaggtagtaccagaatgtttttaaagttgtgtttttgaaaaatatgttaagtatagttgttttatttgttttatttgtttgagcttgtttgtttgcttgtatttatttagttatgtttttgcaagctggtttcttttgtttcttgctgtgtggtgttggttttgtttttgttggttttatgatggttttatttgttttcttaaaggagggtcaagagtggtgttgtgacaagagtatggggagaccaaggagaccaaggaaaaatactcaggaaccacaggacaatacctccagggatgactccatagccgaaacaattcggcagatgacggagtttatgcaacagagtgcgaggtctcaacaagcagggccttggccaccacaaggaccttggccaccacaagggggtccttggccaccatcaggagggtcttgtccaccatcaggagggccttatccaccgtcaggagagccttgtccgcaacaaggagggtattggccacaaccaggaggtccctggccatatcagggagggccttggatgtatccaggagggtccagtagcatggtgcaagccggatgcacctatgagcacttcttggcgcataggactcctcacttcactggaaatgaggatccacttcaggctggaaagtggatcaaggatctggagaagacttttgaggtgtgtgggtgcactgaggcacagcaagtactttacgccagctatctcttgcaaggtaccgcttctgattggtgggataccaagagagtgctgttggaatctgaactgggatctttcgctgcggtgacctggcagcgtttcaagaaggagttcaatgaccgcttctttcccgcatcggtaaggaagtaaaaggcaagagagttctccaatctagtccaagggggcgcgacagtggagctgtacgcccggaggttcatagaacttgagcggtttgctcctcaccttgtcgccactgaggagatgcgagcagatcgtttccaggaggggctgcgtcatgacatacgccgtatggtggtcagccatcggatatccacttttcaggagttagtggatgtggccacctttatagagcgggaaaataatctgagtatgggctcccctccagggcaaaagaggcggagtttatctggtgaaggaagcagctcgggttcgcctcagaagtttgttcagcggaccggggctcgacctcaagcatcctcaagtgttcgcatgggaggacgtatgcctgtttgtggagcttgtaatagagctcatgagggcgagtgtcggacgagtagcggaccccagtgttatcggtgcggccaagtgggacatattgctcgggattgccccgtcagagttcaaggaagccgtggaggtagacacggtggaagaaccaacccgagacaagcagtgcaagcccgagtttatgctgtcacacacggagaggtggatgatgaggcaccagcgacccatgatgctggagtaatcacaggtatggattaatttaatttttaagttggatttaatttttggtgcattttgtTTCTTCGtagttttttttggatttcatgggttgtgtgtttggttcaggaagagtccgtttgtatgagttttatgcttgtactttgtttgattccggtgcttcacgatcgtttgtgtcttccacgtttgctcgggtgtgtaatttggtcacggaaccgttgccgaaggctatggtagtggctctacccgatggcgagatggtgtggtgttccaaggttgctttgggatgcccgttaaattttgagggaagattcttggatgcggatttggtggtgttcaagctgttgggttttgatattatcctcggaatggattggctataccgatattctgcgagtattaattgcagaagtcggataattagctttcagcttccagatggtgattgtctggaatttgtggggagtagattaaaagagaaaccgataattatatcggcgattcaggcaagacgagagattgcatggggagcggatgcatttttggtgcagatggtgtccacgccgtctgagaagaagtctttggcagacattccagttgtggaagaattccccgatgtatttgtggatgacttacCCGGACTACCTCCTgttcgagagatggagtttgttatagacttggaacctggagcggctcctgtgcataaagctccttatcgcatggcaccggctgaattgaaagagttgaagactcagttgcaataactggtagagaagggatttattcagcctagtacgtcgccgtggggtgcaccagttttatttgttaagaagaaagatggaaccctccgtatgtgcattgactatcgggaattgaataaggtgaccatcaaaaataaatacccacTCCCggggattgatgatttgtttgaccagcttcaaggagcagccgtgttctccaagattgatctgaggtcgggatactaccagctgagaatcagagaccaggatgtgcctaaaactgctttcaggtcgaggtatgggcattatgaatttaaggtgatgccgtttgggttagctaatgcccctgcagcgttcatggatttaatgaatagggtgtttcagccttacctggattcctttgtggtagtatttattgatgatatactgatttattcccgagatgttgaagagcatgtgtatcatcttagtctggtacttgagagattgagagaacaccagctatacgccaagctcagcaagtgtgagttctggttggaagaagttaaatttcttgggcatgtaatttccaggggcggagtggcagttgatcctagtaaggtagaagccattttgtcatggccacgcccaactacagtacgtgagatcaggagtttcttggggctcgccggatactaccgaaggtttgtagagggttttgctcgcctatccggacctctcacagctttgactcggaagaatacagaatttgtttggtcagagaaatgtgagagaagcttccaggaattgaagaacaggttgacaacggcaccagtgttagcactcccagaatcgcataagccattcgtagtcttcagtgatgcgtctaagtttggtttgggttgtgtccttatgcaggaaggacgggttgtagcctatgcatctcgtcagcttaaggaccatgagaagaattatccgacgcatgatctagaattggctgtgattgtctttgcccttaagatctggcggcacttcttgtatggggaagcttgcgaggtatttaccaatcacaagagcttgaagcatttgttttcccagaaaaatctgaatatgaggcagagg
The genomic region above belongs to Carya illinoinensis cultivar Pawnee chromosome 4, C.illinoinensisPawnee_v1, whole genome shotgun sequence and contains:
- the LOC122308523 gene encoding STOREKEEPER protein-like, with product MASKRLKEDPPPASTSGEDEESDEDAISDEEVEENEKSEDEQGEEDDEDDDDGEDEEEEEEKSPARKPSVNPSSSSKVVSKPQTSSGSETESGSASESERSPATPSVSGFTIKPIASKPMGELPKPKKPNNNSNNQSTAIAISGSSSKRAAENDPSNTKNPKKRKVSSSSATNGDDEDSKKPPGTLQRLWSEEDELAVLKGMIEYESKKGSDSYADMGALHEFLKRKLHVEVSKAQLMEKIRRMKKKYRTNFEKGGEDMVFSKPHEHKAFELSKKIWGNVANNKNEPSSNQKGKANNGTPVALALPKQEVASGGKEGLANGETKVDEKRENFGTNFPCLNAALEMMAGTGCLGFGKRYTREFMVGIGNSKAMELESKGRKVREAELEAYVKKTEFYHELSKLKLEIMKKRG